The proteins below are encoded in one region of Amycolatopsis acidiphila:
- a CDS encoding ATP-binding cassette domain-containing protein produces MTAKPVVELDGVGKSYGNISALRGVTLTVREAGVTCVLGDNGAGKSTLIKIISGLHGHDSGRYLVDGEEVRFGSPREALDRGIAAVYQDLAVVPLMPVWRNFFLGSEPTTGVWPLRRLDVRKMRETTDAELRKLGIELPDVDLPIGSLSGGQRQCVAIARAIYFGARVLILDEPTAALGVKQSGVVLKYIAAARDAGLGVIFITHNPHHAFIVGDRFVVLRQGEVELDTARDELTLDDLTHHMAGGAELDALKHELDRIQAPEMGALHEAAR; encoded by the coding sequence ATGACCGCGAAACCCGTGGTGGAGCTCGACGGCGTCGGCAAGAGCTACGGCAACATCTCCGCGCTGCGCGGGGTCACCCTGACCGTGCGGGAGGCCGGGGTCACCTGCGTGCTCGGGGACAACGGCGCGGGCAAGTCCACCCTCATCAAGATCATCTCCGGGCTGCACGGCCACGACTCGGGGCGCTACCTGGTGGACGGCGAGGAGGTCCGGTTCGGCTCGCCGCGCGAAGCGCTCGACCGGGGTATCGCCGCGGTGTACCAGGACCTGGCGGTGGTGCCGCTGATGCCGGTGTGGCGCAACTTCTTCCTCGGCTCCGAACCGACGACCGGGGTGTGGCCGCTGCGGCGGCTCGACGTGCGCAAGATGCGCGAGACCACGGACGCGGAGCTGCGGAAGCTGGGCATCGAGCTGCCCGACGTCGACCTGCCCATCGGCAGCCTGTCGGGCGGGCAGCGCCAGTGCGTCGCGATCGCGCGGGCTATCTACTTCGGCGCGCGGGTGCTGATCCTCGACGAGCCGACCGCGGCGCTGGGGGTCAAGCAGTCGGGCGTGGTGCTCAAGTACATCGCCGCCGCCCGCGACGCCGGGCTGGGGGTCATCTTCATCACCCACAACCCGCACCACGCGTTCATCGTCGGCGACCGGTTCGTGGTGCTGCGCCAGGGCGAGGTGGAGCTGGACACGGCGCGCGACGAGCTCACCCTCGACGACCTGACCCACCACATGGCGGGCGGCGCCGAGCTCGACGCGCTCAAGCACGAGCTGGACCGGATCCAGGCGCCGGAGATGGGGGCGCTGCACGAGGCCGCCCGGTGA
- a CDS encoding Gfo/Idh/MocA family protein: MTGVAVIGAGMAGRAHAAAYRAASTVFGLDRPEIRLVAVADVNTALAEDVRRRYGFARAEADWRALAAAEDIDAVSVVVANELHRELVETLLAAGKHVLCEKPLASSVADGQAMVAAARRSDRVAAIGYTYRRSPAVSAIRDELASGRLGEPVHFAGRAWYDYALDPLTPMSWRYRGGAGTGILADTGSHLVDLAEYLCGPVREVRGAVFATVVPERPVPAGPTVGHVRAELTGERSAVENEDLATFTARFAGGAVGTFSASRVAHALPDGLGFDLFCGNGSAAFDLQRASEFAISGPAGEGRRQVFAGPRHPYVHNGLAVDSPGAGHGTGDMFTFQARAFLDEIAGLKELPPCASLADGLHGLRVLAAVVESARRDGGAVEVA; this comes from the coding sequence GTGACCGGGGTCGCGGTCATCGGCGCGGGCATGGCGGGCCGGGCGCACGCGGCGGCCTACCGCGCGGCGAGCACCGTCTTCGGCCTCGACCGGCCCGAGATCCGGCTCGTCGCGGTCGCCGACGTCAACACCGCGCTCGCCGAGGACGTCCGCCGCCGCTACGGGTTCGCGCGGGCCGAGGCGGACTGGCGCGCGCTCGCGGCGGCCGAGGACATCGACGCGGTGAGCGTCGTGGTCGCCAACGAGCTGCATCGCGAGCTGGTGGAAACCCTGCTGGCGGCGGGAAAGCACGTGTTGTGCGAGAAACCGCTGGCATCGTCGGTGGCGGACGGGCAGGCCATGGTCGCGGCGGCGCGGCGAAGCGATCGTGTCGCGGCGATCGGCTACACCTACCGCCGCTCCCCCGCCGTCAGCGCGATCCGGGACGAGCTGGCGAGCGGGCGGCTGGGCGAGCCGGTGCACTTCGCGGGCCGCGCGTGGTACGACTACGCACTCGACCCGCTGACCCCGATGAGCTGGCGCTACCGGGGCGGCGCCGGTACCGGCATCCTCGCCGACACCGGCAGCCACCTGGTGGATCTGGCGGAGTACCTGTGCGGCCCGGTCCGCGAGGTGCGCGGCGCGGTGTTCGCGACGGTGGTGCCCGAACGGCCGGTGCCGGCCGGGCCGACCGTGGGGCACGTGCGGGCCGAGCTGACGGGCGAGCGCTCGGCGGTGGAGAACGAGGACCTGGCGACCTTCACGGCGCGCTTCGCCGGCGGCGCGGTTGGCACGTTCTCCGCGTCCAGGGTCGCGCACGCGCTGCCGGACGGCCTGGGCTTCGACCTGTTCTGCGGCAACGGTTCCGCGGCATTCGACCTGCAGCGGGCGAGCGAGTTCGCGATCTCCGGCCCGGCGGGCGAAGGGCGCAGGCAGGTGTTCGCCGGGCCACGGCACCCGTATGTCCACAACGGACTCGCGGTCGACTCGCCCGGTGCTGGCCACGGCACCGGCGACATGTTCACCTTCCAGGCCCGCGCGTTCCTCGACGAGATCGCCGGGCTCAAGGAGCTGCCGCCGTGCGCGAGCCTGGCCGACGGGCTGCACGGGCTGCGGGTGCTGGCCGCAGTGGTGGAGTCCGCCCGGCGGGATGGCGGGGCCGTCGAGGTGGCCTAA
- a CDS encoding DUF1932 domain-containing protein, translating to MIGVVHPGEMGAAVAHLLDDVAWASEGRSADTRRRAEGLTDLGTVARLKAECSVVLSVCPPHAAVATAQAFGDYDGLYADLNAVSPATAAQIAGLVPRFVDGGIIGPPPHAPGTTRLYLSGAEAGTVAALFDGTILDARLAPDASALKMVYAAWTKGTTAMLLAVCAAARNLGVEDALTEEWRLSRPELPARAEDAGRLGLERGWRWAFELEEIGRTFATAGLPDGFGAAAAEVYRRLPRDGAADLAAALALLSSSA from the coding sequence ATGATCGGTGTGGTGCACCCCGGGGAGATGGGCGCGGCCGTCGCGCACCTGCTCGACGACGTCGCGTGGGCGTCGGAAGGGCGGAGCGCGGACACGCGGCGGCGCGCGGAAGGCCTCACGGACCTGGGCACCGTCGCCCGGCTGAAGGCGGAATGCTCCGTGGTCCTGTCGGTGTGCCCGCCGCACGCCGCGGTGGCCACGGCGCAGGCGTTCGGCGACTACGACGGGCTGTACGCGGACCTCAACGCGGTGAGCCCGGCGACGGCGGCACAGATCGCCGGACTGGTGCCGCGGTTCGTCGACGGCGGCATCATCGGGCCGCCGCCGCATGCGCCCGGCACGACCCGGCTCTACCTCTCGGGCGCCGAGGCGGGCACGGTGGCGGCGCTGTTCGACGGCACGATCCTCGACGCCCGCCTCGCTCCCGACGCCTCGGCGCTGAAGATGGTCTACGCCGCCTGGACGAAGGGCACCACCGCGATGCTGCTCGCCGTGTGTGCGGCCGCCCGGAACCTGGGGGTCGAGGACGCGCTGACCGAGGAGTGGCGGCTGAGCCGGCCCGAGCTGCCCGCCCGTGCCGAGGACGCGGGCAGGCTGGGCCTGGAGCGCGGCTGGCGGTGGGCGTTCGAGCTGGAGGAGATCGGGCGCACGTTCGCCACGGCGGGGCTTCCGGACGGCTTCGGCGCCGCAGCCGCGGAGGTCTACCGGCGGCTGCCCCGCGACGGCGCTGCCGATCTGGCCGCCGCGCTCGCCCTGCTGTCCAGCTCCGCGTAG